In Ananas comosus cultivar F153 linkage group 10, ASM154086v1, whole genome shotgun sequence, the following proteins share a genomic window:
- the LOC109716806 gene encoding LOW QUALITY PROTEIN: uncharacterized protein LOC109716806 (The sequence of the model RefSeq protein was modified relative to this genomic sequence to represent the inferred CDS: inserted 2 bases in 1 codon), translated as MALIGDALRQAFMPKHEYDALREEERAWARARRPXAAAAVSLGIVFPGDPSRRPFCHDRRMLEALPANATRDPDMYPFHGAFYMTEEEAAEFYWMVVFVPSAVVFLASALFLFAGLTVAWAAPRRHPCLRVVENNLCASKGGGVRCLSILNTVFAVIFGLMAIFLGSTLLTQGSSCSIPLFWCYEIVSWGLVILYGGTSNFLKRKAAAILDEGNYAGHNLGLEMFGSAAEVTPEMARRVNEGFKAWAGSSLLSSDDEEEGPDDYLEEGHPILNTFNDHRV; from the exons ATGGCGCTCATCGGCGACGCGCTTCGCCAGGCGTTCATGCCGAAGCACGAGTACGACGCGCTCcgggaggaggagagggcgtGGGCCCGCGCGCGGCGTcc cgctgccgccgccgtgAGCCTCGGCATCGTCTTCCCCGGCGATCCGAGCCGGCGGCCGTTCTGCCATGATCGGCGGATGCTCGAGGCGCTCCCGGCGAACGCGACGCGGGACCCGGACATGTACCCGTTCCACGGCGCGTTCTACAtgacggaggaggaggcggcggagttCTACTGGATGGTCGTGTTCGTTCCCTCGGCCGTCGTCTTCCTCGCCTCCGCCTTGTTCCTCTTCGCCG GATTGACTGTTGCTTGGGCTGCTCCAAGAAGACATCCATGCCTCCGAGTAGTAGAGAACAACTTATGTGCATCTAAGGGAG GTGGGGTGCGGTGCCTCTCGATTCTCAACACTGTGTTCGCCGTGATCTTTGGTCTCATGGCGATTTTCCTTGGATCGACTCTCCTGACTCAAGGAAGCAGCTGCTCCATCCCTCTCTTCTGGTGCTACGAGATTGTCTCCTGGGGTCTAGTGATCTTGTATGGCGGCACATCCAACTTCCTTAAGAGGAAAGCTGCGGCCATTCTCGACGAAGGCAACTACGCGGGCCACAACCTCGGGCTCGAGATGTTTGGCTCGGCCGCCGAAGTGACCCCCGAGATGGCGAGGCGCGTGAACGAAGGGTTCAAGGCCTGGGCGGGATCGTCGCTTCTCTCCTCCGATGATGAAGAGGAGGGCCCGGATGATTATTTAGAGGAGGGCCATCCAATTTTGAACACTTTTAACGATCACAGAGTGTGA